The following coding sequences lie in one Mycobacterium sp. Z3061 genomic window:
- a CDS encoding glycosyltransferase family 2 protein: MAPKMDYSDAWIIVPAFNEAVVIGEVVAELRTAFDHVVCVDDGSADGTGEIARQAGAVLVRHPINLGQGAAIQTGVEYARIQSGARVFATFDADGQHRVKDVVRMIDRLNQGDVDIVIGTRFGGQVANRPPLLKRMVLQTAARLSRRGRRLGLTDTNNGLRVFNKTVADGMNITMSGMSHATEIVMMIAENHWRVAEVPVEVLYTEYSKSKGQPLLNGVNIIFDGFLRGRMRR; the protein is encoded by the coding sequence ATGGCCCCGAAAATGGATTACTCCGACGCCTGGATCATCGTCCCCGCCTTCAACGAAGCCGTCGTCATCGGCGAGGTTGTCGCCGAACTGCGCACCGCCTTCGACCACGTCGTGTGCGTGGACGACGGCAGCGCGGACGGCACCGGCGAGATCGCGCGGCAGGCCGGTGCGGTGTTGGTGCGTCATCCCATCAATCTGGGCCAGGGGGCGGCGATCCAGACCGGCGTCGAGTACGCCCGGATCCAGTCCGGCGCCAGGGTGTTCGCCACGTTCGACGCCGACGGCCAGCACCGCGTCAAGGACGTGGTCAGGATGATCGACCGGCTGAACCAGGGCGACGTCGACATCGTGATCGGCACCCGATTCGGCGGGCAGGTCGCCAACCGGCCGCCATTGCTCAAGCGGATGGTGTTGCAGACGGCCGCGCGGTTGAGCCGCCGGGGCCGCCGGCTCGGTCTCACCGACACCAACAACGGCCTGCGGGTGTTCAACAAGACCGTCGCCGACGGGATGAACATCACCATGAGCGGAATGAGCCACGCTACCGAGATCGTCATGATGATCGCCGAAAACCATTGGCGGGTGGCCGAAGTGCCGGTCGAGGTGCTCTACACCGAATACTCCAAGTCGAAGGGGCAGCCGTTGCTCAACGGCGTCAACATCATCTTCGATGGATTCCTGCGAGGGAGAATGCGGCGATGA
- a CDS encoding DUF2304 domain-containing protein: MNWIQVLLIGSIIVLLVFLLRSRRSARARAWVKVGYVLFVLLGVYAVLRPDDTTVVAHWFGVRRGTDLMLYGLIMAFSFTTLSTYMRFKDLELRYARLARAIALEGAQAPES; this comes from the coding sequence ATGAACTGGATCCAGGTGTTGCTGATCGGGTCGATCATCGTGTTGCTGGTGTTCCTGCTGCGGTCGCGGCGCAGCGCGCGGGCACGCGCCTGGGTGAAGGTGGGCTACGTCCTGTTCGTGCTGCTCGGGGTCTACGCGGTGCTGCGACCGGACGACACCACGGTGGTGGCGCACTGGTTCGGCGTGCGGCGCGGCACTGACCTGATGCTCTACGGGCTGATCATGGCGTTCAGCTTCACCACCCTGAGCACCTACATGCGCTTCAAGGACCTGGAGCTGCGCTACGCGCGACTGGCCCGCGCCATCGCGCTCGAGGGAGCACAGGCGCCCGAGAGCTAA